Below is a window of Deltaproteobacteria bacterium DNA.
TCCATCGCTCATAAGCATGCTTGCAGAGTGCAGAAATGTGCTTCATGTCAGAAATGAGCTTGATTCTAATTTCTCTAAATATAGATTTTACAAAAATCTTTCTTCCTTTCTTTTTAGGAGTATGAGGTTTTAGTAAGATTTGCGCTTTTAGGCGCTTAGCGCCTAAAACTTGTTTGCCAGATTTTTGACGCCGGATGGCGTTTGCTGCCTCTTTTCTTCTTATAAGTGAAACAATGCGTTTGTTAATACTATTTACGTTTTCAGCAGTTGGGTTTTTAATAAATAGGCCAATCCACTGATTGGGATATATTTTTAACTCGTGCTTCTCTATGGCCTTAGAGCGCATCCGTTCTGTAATCAGCCTGTCCTGTCTATCCGTCACTGAGCGGCATGGAAGAGATTCAATCATGGGTAGTTGAATCCAAGGATGCCAAGAACTCATGCAGTCATTCAGTGAAGTTGCCCTTGTAGCCTTGTCCCAAGAACTCACTCCTGGATAGTCCTCAATTTTTGCAGTTAGGTCATCGTTTGACGGATTGGTATAGAGGTAAACAATTTCATTGATGGCATCTATTAGGGTGGGAATTTCATATGCAGTGACTTTAGTCCACAAGCTTAAATGCTCCAGCCCCAAAAGGCGTTTTATTGAATCGGTTATCTGTTTCTCTATCTGGCCATAAAACATCTTGCAGGCATCGGAATCCTTAGCCGTTACAATCAGGTGCACATGGCTGCCCTCAAAGAGGTGGTGATTAACTATAACCTTGTCATCCCTCTGCACACGAGCGAGTATCCCTTCAAGGATTAGGCGCATATACATTGTGCAACAAAACGGCAAGCCGCTACGTGCGCGAAATACTATATGGTATAAAGTATTAGATTTTATCCAACGCCGGGCCCGAGGCATATTTGTTTACTTCTTATCTTAGGCAAATGTTTAAACCTCAATCGTTTGAATCATTATCGGCTAAATAATCCTTCGTGTGCAGAAAACACAAAAAAAGTCTAAACTGAGCATCGGTGGTTTAAGCGCGTTAAAGTAAGGCGTAGTTGCAATGCACCAGCTGGTAATGGGGCTGGAGGTAGGGGTCATGAGGGGGCTTGGGCAGGTCTTGCTGAAGGGGTTGGAGCATTGCAAATCCCTCAGGTCATTGTCCTTAGTAGTCAATATCAAACTCAATGTAACTGATTGAGTCTGCTCACAGCTGGTTTTTTAGTTGTTTGCGAATTTCTTGGATCTGATTGATCTTTTGCCCGACAAAATTGTCGAGGGCTTGGAGGAGAAATGGCTCTAGATCTATGTCTTGGGTTCCAAAGTTGCTTATTAGCATATCGTAAAAATGTTTTCCTTGGTCACTTAGGTTTATCGTGACTTTGTTAGAGGAAAAGCGGTCGTCTAGCAAATCCCGCACTAGCGCCGATAGAGAGAGCTCTCTCTCTATTAACGTCTTATATTGGTCCTCGCGAATAGTAATGCTAATTCGATGAAAGGGAACCCTACCGCCAGGTGATGTCGCAGCCGAAATCGCTTGCTTCTTTTGCTGTTTGGTTTTTGGCTTTCTAGTCTGGTTAGTCATTGATTTTAAGTCTCATCGATTGGACACTGCGCCTCAATACTCCAAAATGTCTTTTTATCGCATATTAGGATGAAAAATGACATCAGGAGGTTGCAAATATCTGAGTAATATGCTAGATTATTACGTAATGACAGATTATGCGCCATTATGCATATTTCGGCGCATAATTGATTACGGCTGGGAGGTTTTGGGAACTGGGGTGGAAAGCGGGGATGTTGTGGAAATATTTAAGGTCATCGGTAGGTTATTATTGAAGGGAGATAGCAATGAAAAAGCAAGGAGTTAAGAGCGGCTTTTTATGTCACCAGAGAGCTGCTTATGGGAAGCTCAGCCTAGGAGTCTTTAAAAACACTTTGGCATTAGCGGCCATTATGCTGAGCCATGGTCCGATTGCGTGGGCGACGACCTGTGAGTTTAATGGACGTGTAGTGCCTTGCGATCAAATGCCAGTCTGGTTTATCCCAACTATGCTAGGCTTCTTTGGGTTAATGTTTCTCTTGTTTGGCTTCTGGTTGTGGATGTTTATTCATTGTTTGACCACTCCAATTGAGGATAAGTTGCTATGGGGAGTGGTGATTCTCTTTGCGGGCCCCCTAGGTGCCATCCTTTACTACTTCATAGTAAAACGGCGGCATTAAAAATGGCAATAGATAAAAAGCTGTAACCCCGTTACTTTGTTTCTCAACTGTTTGCAAAATTCATTTTTGCAAATGGCATTGCTTAACACTTTTAGGAGGAGAGAATAGATGCTTTGCCCTAGCTGTGGAACTGACGTTGGCGATTCACTAAGGCTCTGTCATGGCTGTAAGAATAATCAGGCACCTGTCCTGGAAGCTCAGTCTAGTGCAATTTTCCATCCCCGGAATCGGAGAGCAGGTGCTTATTATTCTGGGCGAAACGCCTCTATGGAACCCGCAGGTTTTTGGCTGCGCTTCTTTGCATTGCTAATCGACAGCATGCTAATGGGGATAATCTCTTGGGTAATCTGTGACTTGCTCCTGAGGAACATATTTAAGTGGAGCTTGCATGCTGACCTTGAGGCTCTTATTAGCGA
It encodes the following:
- a CDS encoding PLDc N-terminal domain-containing protein — protein: MPVWFIPTMLGFFGLMFLLFGFWLWMFIHCLTTPIEDKLLWGVVILFAGPLGAILYYFIVKRRH